TTAAGTTAGAAATCCCTGCTTTGTTCTCAATATCATAATGTACACTTGCATCTGAATCTGTTTGAGCTCTTTTTATTTTTTTAATAATTTCCTTTTCACTATCGAGCATTGTAATAAAGGATGCATTATTTTCATCAGATTTACTCATCTTTTTAGTAGGTTCTTGTAAAGACATTATCCTAGCCCCAACCTTAGGCGTTCTGATTTCAGGAACTTTAAATACATCGCCATACTTTTGATTAAAACGTTGAGCTAGGTTACGCGTAAGTTCTAAATGTTGTTTTTGATCATTGCCAACAGGTACAAAATCAGTATTATACAAAAGAATGTCTGCAGCCATAAGGCATGGATAAACTAACAAACCTCCAGGAATACCTTCATTTTTATTTTTAATTTTATCTTTAAATTGTGTCATGCGTTCTAGCTCACCAATATAAGCATTACATTGTAAAATCCAACTAAGTTGTGTATGGGCAGGAACTTCAGATTGAATAAATAAGGTTGCTTTTTCAGGATCTAAACCAACAGCTAAATAGAGAGCTGCCAAACTTCTAGTATTTTTCCTTAGCTCTGCTGGATCTTGGTAGACAGTAATTGCATGTTGGTTAACTACACAAAAATAACAATCATTGTCATGTTGAAGATCTACAAAGTGTTTTAAAGCTCCCAAATAATTACCCAGTGTAATTACACCACTAGGTTGGATTCCTGAAAAGATTGTAGCCATATATTCCACTCCTTAATAAGTATATATAGTTTAAATATATATTAAAAAATCCACTCATCCTTTTTAGGGACGAATGGATCATGTTAATACCCTATTGTTAACATACTAATAAAAAATTATAAGTATCTATTTAAGTAAAATTGTAAACTAGTATATTTTATTTGTCAAAGTTATTTTACTGAGGCAATTAATAACCTTTAAAATAATATCTTAGGTAATATATAAAGATTATACAAAAAATATACAAAGAATATACAAAGTAATATCTAATGTAATTTCTAGATAGAGTATTTAAAGTAGTATCTATAGCTATTTTGAATTAGAAATAAAAAAAACCAAGAAAAATGTTGACTAAGGTAAAAACAAGTGGTAAAATAATATTTGTCGCCAAGAGGGGACGCCAAACATTTTAAACACATAAATAAATGTTGACACAA
The Desulfonispora thiosulfatigenes DSM 11270 DNA segment above includes these coding regions:
- the trpS gene encoding tryptophan--tRNA ligase; this translates as MATIFSGIQPSGVITLGNYLGALKHFVDLQHDNDCYFCVVNQHAITVYQDPAELRKNTRSLAALYLAVGLDPEKATLFIQSEVPAHTQLSWILQCNAYIGELERMTQFKDKIKNKNEGIPGGLLVYPCLMAADILLYNTDFVPVGNDQKQHLELTRNLAQRFNQKYGDVFKVPEIRTPKVGARIMSLQEPTKKMSKSDENNASFITMLDSEKEIIKKIKRAQTDSDASVHYDIENKAGISNLMTIYSTCTGKSFEEIQSLYEGKGYGHFKGDLATIVADTIRPIQERYEQLYNSTELDEILATGAAKANLKANEMLHKVEKAIGFDR